Proteins from a single region of Lujinxingia litoralis:
- the tpx gene encoding thiol peroxidase, translated as MTTITFKNSPVTLSGAPPTVGEKAPNFHVHKNPVQTLALNEAAGKRVLLTTAPSVDTGVCAAQLRAFEARLAEAGDDADFELWFVTRDLPFALERFAKQSGISHVKTLSDYKDRDLGQAFGLVVEELGLLARTVFVIDKDGTVIYREIVPEIATEPDYDDAWAIVTGQ; from the coding sequence ATGACCACCATCACCTTCAAGAATTCGCCCGTCACCCTCAGCGGAGCCCCCCCCACGGTTGGCGAAAAGGCGCCAAACTTTCACGTCCATAAAAATCCCGTACAGACCCTGGCGCTCAACGAGGCCGCCGGCAAACGCGTGCTCCTGACCACGGCCCCTTCAGTCGACACCGGCGTCTGCGCCGCCCAACTGCGCGCCTTCGAGGCCCGGCTCGCCGAAGCCGGTGACGACGCGGATTTTGAGCTGTGGTTCGTGACCCGCGACCTTCCCTTTGCGCTGGAGCGCTTCGCCAAACAAAGCGGTATCAGCCACGTGAAGACCCTCTCCGACTACAAAGACCGCGATCTCGGCCAGGCCTTCGGCCTGGTCGTCGAAGAGTTGGGACTTCTGGCACGCACGGTCTTTGTCATCGACAAAGACGGCACGGTTATCTACCGCGAAATTGTCCCCGAGATCGCCACGGAACCCGACTATGACGACGCCTGGGCGATCGTCACCGGACAGTAG